A genome region from Populus alba chromosome 5, ASM523922v2, whole genome shotgun sequence includes the following:
- the LOC118035005 gene encoding uncharacterized protein isoform X2 encodes MAMTWRQIFTNTKRAFSIPPQRAISTPGLSRFFSKSSSPYLVKVGIPEFLNGIGKGVEAHVTKLESEIGDFHKLLVTRTLKLKKLGIPCQQVIHLVDSF; translated from the exons ATGGCAATGACATGGAGGCAAATATTCACAAACACTAAAAGGGCTTTTTCAATCCCACCACAACGAGCGATTTCTACACCTGGGCTCTCTAGATTCTTCTCCAAATCCTCCTCTCCTTACCTCG TGAAAGTTGGAATTCCAGAGTTTCTAAATGGAATAGGGAAAGGAGTTGAAGCCCATGTAACCAAGCTTGAATCTGAAATTGGTGACTTTCACAAACTTCTTGTTACTCGGACTTTGAAGCTCAAAAAACTAGGCATCCCTTGTCAACAA GTTATTCATCTTGTGGACTCTTTTTGA